One window of Aspergillus oryzae RIB40 DNA, chromosome 3 genomic DNA carries:
- a CDS encoding uncharacterized protein (predicted protein), translated as MEAAWNLHQGCRIYKFSLTHDSTNGLVGINRQDYSLLAHLFIAGHLIECSTYVTGGNFSGFKSLPDPSIDFRFPVKGKDEIVTEGTYKAQLLYKIQGPIYYNPDVPKSGGHQAEVHYFLCGLDIAGKAKLLENQIRHLLDESKYQTLVFRTTGSCPSNPSSQDAATVDVCIFAQSRDEEALSVSNFLRPCIDTIMQSYPGATFAKPYYEYFVSIFPQERIRHISHIPFRDTSLSYETAAPFDLGVLAHTIRCPLGYVVHARSGDKGSDTNGGFFVRHADKWNWLRNLLSTDEIRELLGQDDTDKKIFRFELPNIWVVYFLLKDHLDRGMSSSSYYDVLGKNVAEFLRCRYVDIPDKFLARGRI; from the exons ATGGAAGCCGCTTGGAACCTTCACCAGGGATGCCGGATCTATAAATTCT CCTTGACTCAT GATAGTACAAATGGCTTAGTGGGGATC AACCGTCAAGACTACAGTCTGCTCGCCCATCTCTTTATAGCCGGTCACCTCATCGAATGTTCCACATATGTGACGGGCGGCAACTTTTCCGGCTTCAAATCTCTACCTGACCCTAGTATTGATTTTAGATTTCCAGTC aaaggaaaagacgagATTGTAACGGAGGGAACTTACAAGGCACAGCTCCTGTACAAGATTCAGGGTCCAATATACTACAATCCTGATGTC CCAAAATCGGGTGGTCATCAAGCAGAGGTTCATTATTTCCTTTGCGGCTTGGATATAGCGGGAAAAGCCAAGCTTCTCGAGAATCAAATACGGCATCTTCTCGACGAATCTAAATACCAGACGCTGGTGTTCCGAACGACTGGATCATGTCCCTCCAACCCTTCGAGTCAAGACGCAGCTACAGttgatgtatgtatcttcGCTCAATCCCGCGACGAGGAGGCGCTCAGCGTATCAAATTTTCTTCGTCCATGTATAGATACGATTATGCAAAGCTACCCCGGAGCAAC CTTTGCAAAACCGTACTACGAGTATTTCGTCTCCATTTTCCCTCAGGAACGGATTCGGCACATTAGCCACATCCCATTCAGAGACACAAGC CTTTCTTATGAGACAGCGGCTCCGTTTGACTTAGGTGTCCTTGCCCATACCATTCGCTGTCCCCTGGGATATGTGGTACATGCTAGATCTGGCGATAAGGGATCGGACACTAACGGGGGATTCTTTGTTCGTCATGCCGACAAATGGAATTGGCTGCGAAACTTGCTAAGCACGGATGAAATCAGAGAACTATTAGGACAAGATGACACCGACAAAAAAATCTTCCGTTTCGAGTTGCCCAACATTTGGG ttgtttatttcttgctGAAGGACCATCTAGACCGTGGTATGTCATCGAGTTCGTATTACGATGTTTTGGGCAAAAATGTTGCCGAGTTCCTCAGATGCAGATACGTCGATATTCCCGATAAATTCCTCGCT